The following is a genomic window from Oncorhynchus masou masou isolate Uvic2021 chromosome 6, UVic_Omas_1.1, whole genome shotgun sequence.
ATATGTTTCTTAATGCAACATTGCCCATTCACACCCGATTAAATTAACATCTCAAGATAAAAATTCCCATTCCAAAACGCCCTCTTGCAAAACACCTCTACCTCAGCCCTCCCTCCAATGGAGAAGATGCAACAACAGCGACATCGTGAGTTTCCTCGTCTAGAGTAATGCGGTGATCCTGCCATGTCTTCCCTATGGCATCAGACTAATACTGTCGATTGTTAAGACGTGTTTTTATATCATTTGTTACTGTATGCAAACTGACCATTGCCCAATCTATTTTAAGCAcgttagtttaaaaaaaatgtaagtcCATTTGTCATATTTGGACACAATAGATGGCTTTACAAAAGCTCACATAAATGGAGGTGAATCATAGCCTACGCTTTGTGGAGGAATACTTTTTACATAAAAAAAGCATTTTAGTCTACCTGCGCTCTGTACATAGATCGAACTGCACATACCATTACTTCCACTGAAAACATTTTAATTTTGAAAAAATATGCAGTTAGAAAAAAAACCATATAATTCGGTAaagccttctcctctcccccaaaGCAGGCTATAGTCATTAACACACAAAACCACGAACTGTTTTTAGCTACATTAACCTTGCAGCATAACCATGAGTGACGTTAATTGGTCATGCTCATCTGCATCCCGAATATCTGAAATTCAACAATTGGCACACCATAAAATAACACATTATACATTCATAAAGAGCTGAATGTGCAGATACGATGAGATCTGCACCAATTATAAATAACGCCGATATTTATCGACAATCAACtgataaaacaaacaaaaaagaacATGCGTGGACAGCGTTTATCTTCTTTTTCGTCCCAATGTGTTCTTTTTCCGGTTTTTTAACCGTTTTAAAACAACAAATACAAATCCTATAACGCAGTTCACAAAAAAATAGAGAAATGGCACTttgtatatattcatatatagttttatatgcatatatatactgtatatattcataTTGACAACATGAAAGAAGGGTCGAGTTGGCTTCTTCGTTACTTATGGTATGGTTCCCCAGTGTGTGTTGAAACCATGCGAAATCATGCAGATCTGATAGTCAGTTATTTACATTACATTCATGCGCTCGTGCACAATTTCCCGATTCTTCTCTCTCAGATCGTCAGTCTGATTGCGGCAAATAGCTGTACTGGGATTCGGGGGCGGGGAGGGGGTCTATACATATATTACAGTTGGTTCTGTAGCAGACTCATTGGCACCACAGTCAACTGGAGCAAACAAAAAAATGGTCTATCTCCGACAAAAAGCGAATGAAGAAGCTCGTAACATAGCGTTTGCTTATTTTTCTTCAATTGCCATTGTGTCAAGAGAACGCAGTATATTTGTCTGTCTGCTTGTATTCCAGGTTTAATTGTCAATAGTCGTTTTACGCATCATTTGTTGTGGAGAAATGGGCGCTACAGTCAAACCCTCTTTGCGCGCCCCCGTCCGCATGGTAAGGCCCGCTATGCCAATAAGACGAGTCGCACACTGTCTGCAAGGAATTGATCTCTGACGCAGAGGAATTACCATCCCTCCGCTTTGATCTCTTGCGATTCCGCAAAATGAAGACAAGCATCCCTACAACAGTGAACGCAGACGTGACAAATACCAGTAGTAGCCCAGGGACTAGTACAGATATGGATACCCTGTTCGGCTCCACATAGGAGTTCGAGCGCGTACCCGTGTCTGCGGTGAATGTGCTGTttttggagagagaggtggggtagacTTTATCATACAACTTGGGACACATCAGATCATTTCGGACGTGACGGAAATCCCTTTTCCAGAACTCTTCTGGGGACTCACACTTGAGATCACTAACGATCACATCTGCCCCCAGTTTCTCCGTCCACTGTTTGAAAGGGACAATATTACACGAGCAATCCCAAGGGTTCCCATGCAAATCAATTTGTATGATCGAATTGAGTTGATCTAAGACCCCTGCGACAGGGAGATATGTGAAATAATTATTATGCAAGCTAATCTTTGATAAAGACACTCCAAGGAAAGCATCCACAGGTAGCGCTTTCAGCAAGTTATTGTTGAGGAAAAGCACTCGCAGATTAGGCAGAGGGCTGAATGTGCCGGCCAGTATCAGCTGTATGTCATTATATTCCAAACTGAGATATTCCAGATTTTGAAGTCCAATGAACATTTCCGCAATGAGCGTGTCCAGGTAATTCTTATCCATGTACAACCATCTTAATTCGGTGAGGTTTTGAAAAGTGCTGTTGTCTATCAATTTGATGTTGTTTCCACCCAAATCAAGGAGATTCAGACTTGAATAGCCATTGAGATGGTTCTTTTTTATAGCATGGACGTTGTTATCTCTCATGTTTAATTCGTGCGCAGTGATGGGTTTGGGTTTTAGGTTAGCCAAGCTCTCTATCTTCTTGCCCTCGcagttaacccctaacccctgccTGGATCCAATGAGCTTGCAGCTGCATGGCACAGGACATGATGCGTTCTGCACAATCtgcagctgctctctctccccattcacacctgtcATAGATGTGGGTTTCGTTTTCAACTGCCAGTGCGATTTAGAGCGTCCCTTTTGCCCATTCCCTGGGGTTGGGGACCCAGGATCACCACTAGCTTTATAAGGCGTTGGAACGGGCCCAGGTACAGAGGTCTCCTCTTGGGTAGGAGGTGCAACTAAACTCTCGTCAGCACCACTTTTTATTGAAGGACACAGATCCATCTCCGATGTCTCGTTCAAGTCGTTCCCTTGCAGTGGCGTTGGAGCCTCGCAGATCACCCGGCCGATAAGCGCGTTCTGCGGTATATTCTCCAGCCATTCCTTCAGGGaaaccaggtcgcagttgcagtCCCAGGGGTTATCCTCCAATAAAACCTCCGC
Proteins encoded in this region:
- the LOC135542590 gene encoding SLIT and NTRK-like protein 1; this translates as MLLWIVLLKAALCVAIGNVTRDICKEQICSCNEIEGDLHIDCEKRSFTNLQHLTGPSSQFYHLLLHGNSLSRLFPNEFANFYNAVSLHLENNGLHDIVPGAFLGLQLVKRLHINNNKIRSFRKSTFLGLDDLEYLQADFNLLRDIDPAVFRDLNKLEVLILNDNLISALPINVFQHVPITHLDLRGNRIKTVPYEGVLEQIPGIAEVLLEDNPWDCNCDLVSLKEWLENIPQNALIGRVICEAPTPLQGNDLNETSEMDLCPSIKSGADESLVAPPTQEETSVPGPVPTPYKASGDPGSPTPGNGQKGRSKSHWQLKTKPTSMTGVNGEREQLQIVQNASCPVPCSCKLIGSRQGLGVNCEGKKIESLANLKPKPITAHELNMRDNNVHAIKKNHLNGYSSLNLLDLGGNNIKLIDNSTFQNLTELRWLYMDKNYLDTLIAEMFIGLQNLEYLSLEYNDIQLILAGTFSPLPNLRVLFLNNNLLKALPVDAFLGVSLSKISLHNNYFTYLPVAGVLDQLNSIIQIDLHGNPWDCSCNIVPFKQWTEKLGADVIVSDLKCESPEEFWKRDFRHVRNDLMCPKLYDKVYPTSLSKNSTFTADTGTRSNSYVEPNRVSISVLVPGLLLVFVTSAFTVVGMLVFILRNRKRSKRRDGNSSASEINSLQTVCDSSYWHSGPYHADGGAQRGFDCSAHFSTTNDA